The Emys orbicularis isolate rEmyOrb1 chromosome 9, rEmyOrb1.hap1, whole genome shotgun sequence genomic sequence gcagctcagATGGTAGACGTTTTTATTTTAGAAACAGGAAGATCTGATTTCTTTCTGTTCTCACTATGAAGTTCTAAATAGCCATGGTGGACAACATAATAACTACTCTGAAGTCCTAGATGGTTATAGTTTTGTTACAGGTCCTAGATGGTTATAGTTTTGTTACAGTATTATTGTCCACTAAACCATGCTGCTTCTCATAGCAAACTGTATTTTTAATGCATGTATACTGGTCAATTTCCCAAAATGTGTCATCtgcttttcttctccctccacaGGAGATATTTTAGACCTACAAGTCTATTATCCCTGGGAATTCCTTTCCAGTTCTCCTTGTAGAACAGTTGTGTTCCCATTAATTACATCTGGCATTACCTACTGGATGATCAAGTCTTTGCAACAGCTGGGCATGTGGTCAAATGGCATCAACAGCTACACCCTTCTTGTGTCACCTCGCCTTCTCCTCACCACCTTTTCTTTCATACTTGACTATAGCGTGTATCGGCTAGCTCCTTTCTGGGGTGCAGATCGGTGGAACGCCCTGGTTCTGCTTGCTGGGTCCTATGTCACACTAGTATTTTACACAAGAACGTTTACTAACACACTTGAAGGACTTCTGTTTGCCCTGCTGATGGTACTAGTATCTCCAAAAGCAGTTGGTTATGGAACAGACATCAGCCAGGCGAAACCTACCAGTAGCAGTCTCATAGGGATTATAACAGTTGCTGGGTTTTTCAACAGGCCAACTTTTCTGGCATTTGCTTTAATGCCACTGCTTTACTGGGCAGTTTTAAATGCCGCTTCTCAGCACAGCATTAAAACTATTGCAAACCACCTCTTGAAGCTTGTTTCAAGCACAGCTTTCACTGCCATCATCTTCACAGCAGCTGACACATTATATTTTACCTCCATTGGATCAGAGATTAGCCTATACAGCATTAAAAAGAATGGCCTGTTAAGCACCATAGCTCAAATAAATCAGAATGTAATAGTGACCCCTTTTAATTTTCTCCGCTATAATCTTAATCCCCATAATCTTGCACAgcatgggattcacccaagattAACTCATTTTGCAATCAATGGTATAATGCTCTTTGGGATCCTGCACATTCTGGCTATCAGTGTTGGtttaaaaatgctgaaaataAACATCCATCAATTATCATGGATCAGACTACATAATCATAGGT encodes the following:
- the PIGZ gene encoding LOW QUALITY PROTEIN: GPI mannosyltransferase 4 (The sequence of the model RefSeq protein was modified relative to this genomic sequence to represent the inferred CDS: inserted 2 bases in 1 codon), with product MFLIVQVCDXAQTSFSSGKWSELRMSAKTFWGILALLRIFWCLLPQTGYLHPDEFFQSPEVMAGDILDLQVYYPWEFLSSSPCRTVVFPLITSGITYWMIKSLQQLGMWSNGINSYTLLVSPRLLLTTFSFILDYSVYRLAPFWGADRWNALVLLAGSYVTLVFYTRTFTNTLEGLLFALLMVLVSPKAVGYGTDISQAKPTSSSLIGIITVAGFFNRPTFLAFALMPLLYWAVLNAASQHSIKTIANHLLKLVSSTAFTAIIFTAADTLYFTSIGSEISLYSIKKNGLLSTIAQINQNVIVTPFNFLRYNLNPHNLAQHGIHPRLTHFAINGIMLFGILHILAISVGLKMLKINIHQLSWIRLHNHRSPTMLVLAKGNPTLLLFYFVPLAFLSLFNHQEPRFLIPLILPLVLLIAPQNRTLKWKPIIIIFNVLGALLFGCLHQGGLIPCLSHLEQLIHSTESLNHPAHYTLLFAHTYMPPRFLLSINKRDPLVEIIDMAGTEENTLCQTLGQLANKIACGTRETDKERTCHFFVITPGTVRTTIQKCGVLFKNETLIFPHLTMEDPPQISFLFSEKWRSQLGLYILQIDRNEQSI